One window from the genome of Mugil cephalus isolate CIBA_MC_2020 chromosome 23, CIBA_Mcephalus_1.1, whole genome shotgun sequence encodes:
- the desmb gene encoding desmin b translates to MTSFSSSAQSASSYRRTFGHGAYASPSLNRSLLGHGGIGGGAGHASSRVYEVTRTTSTPVYRVSSSYYGKPVSASRASIGRSYAGMGETLDFSLADALNQEFLTTRTNEKAELQHLNDRFANYIEKVRFLEQQNQALTVEVERLRGREPTRIADLYEEEMSELRRQVEMLTNQRSRIEVERDNLVEDLDKLKIRLQEEILHREDAENNLAAFRADVDAATLARLDLERRIETLQEEIAFLKKIHEEEIRELQTQMQETQVQIQMDMSKPDLTAALRDIRAQYEGIAAKNIAEAEEWYKSKVSDLNQAVSKNNEALKQARQETMEFRHQIQAYTCEIDSLKGTNESLMRQMRDMEERHGRDAGGFQDTITRLELEISNMKDEMARHLREYQDLLNIKMALDVEIATYRKLLEGEESRIALPVQSYTTMSFRETSPEHQQRSSEMHSKKTVLIKTIETRDGEVVSESTQHQKDIM, encoded by the exons ATgacctccttcagctcctcagcCCAGTCCGCCTCCTCCTACCGCCGCACCTTCGGTCATGGCGCCTACGCCTCGCCCTCCCTCAACCGCTCCCTGCTGGGCCACGGCGGCATCGGCGGCGGGGCCGGCCACGCCAGCTCCAGGGTCTACGAGGTGACCCGGACCACCTCCACGCCCGTTTACCGCGTCTCCTCCAGCTACTACGGCAAGCCGGTGTCGGCCTCCCGTGCCTCCATCGGCCGCTCCTACGCCGGCATGGGCGAGACGCTGGACTTCAGCCTGGCGGACGCCCTCAACCAGGAGTTCCTGACCACGCGGACCAACGAGAAGGCCGAGCTGCAGCACCTGAACGACCGCTTCGCCAACTACATCGAGAAGGTGCGCTTCCTGGAGCAGCAGAACCAGGCGCtgacggtggaggtggagcgGCTGCGCGGCCGCGAGCCGACGCGCATCGCCGACCTCTACGAGGAGGAGATGAGTGAACTCAGGAGGCAGGTGGAGATGCTGACCAATCAGAGGTCACGCATCGAGGTGGAGCGGGACAACCTTGTGGAAGACCTGGACAAACTCAAAATCAG ACTCCAGGAGGAGATTCTTCACCGAGAGGACGCGGAGAACAACTTGGCTGCTTTCAGAGCG GACGTGGATGCTGCCACTCTGGCCCGTCTGGACCTGGAGAGACGCATCGAGACACTGCAGGAGGAGATCGCCTTCCTGAAGAAGATCCACGAAGAG gagatCCGTGAGCTGCAGACCCAGATGCAGGAgactcaggtccagatccagatgGACATGTCCAAGCCGGACCTGACGGCGGCACTGAGAGACATCAGAGCTCAGTACGAAGGCATCGCAGCCAAGAACATCGCCGAGGCTGAGGAATGGTACAAATCCAAG GTGTCTGACCTGAACCAGGCGGTGAGCAAGAACAACGAGGCCTTGAAGCAGGCCCGACAGGAGACCATGGAGTTCAGGCACCAGATCCAAGCCTACACCTGTGAGATCGACTCGCTCAAAGGGACT AATGAGTCCCTGATGAGGCAGATGCGGGACATGGAGGAGCGTCACGGACGCGATGCCGGTGGCTTCCAGGACACCATCACCCGGCTGGAGCTGGAGATCTCCAACATGAAGGACGAGATGGCGCGCCACCTGCGCGAGTACCAGGACCTGCTCAACATCAAGATGGCGCTGGACGTGGAGATCGCCACCTACAGGAAACTGCTGGAAGGGGAGGAGAGCAG GATTGCCTTGCCCGTGCAGAGCTACACCACCATGAGTTTCCGAG